The proteins below are encoded in one region of Triticum aestivum cultivar Chinese Spring chromosome 1B, IWGSC CS RefSeq v2.1, whole genome shotgun sequence:
- the LOC123142436 gene encoding uncharacterized protein isoform X1 has protein sequence MPPEKSPQSPVACGQRVLISNKLGEKLVGLLHEACSKELVILCHGFRATKDDSILVDLAAALGSVGVNAFRFDFAGNGESEGLFQYGNYRKEADDLRSVVSYFSEQKYDIIALVGHSKGGNAVLLYASMYHDVTVIVNISGRFALEQGMEGRLGKNFLQRIKKDGYIDVRNKKGKFEYRVTEESLRDRLSTDTLLSSRSISKDCRVLTVHGSEDETVPARDALMFAAHIPNHDLHIVVGANHRYTGHEQELTSLVLDFIKPRPRKSSSLRPKL, from the exons ATGCCGCCGGAGAAATCGCCGCAGTCCCCAG TGGCTTGTGGACAAAGAGTTCTAATTTCGAACAAACTTGGGGAGAAGCTTGTTGGTTTATTACATGAAGCATGCTCGAAGGAACTTGTGATACTTTGTCATGGATTCAGAGCTACAAAG GACGACAGTATCTTGGTCGACCTTGCCGCTGCACTAGGAAGTGTTGGAGTTAATGCTTTTCGGTTTGATTTTGCTGGAAATGG GGAAAGTGAGGGTCTATTCCAATATGGGAACTACCGAAAAGAGGCAGATGACTTGCGCTCTGTAGTATCTTATTTCTCAGAACAGAAGTATGACATAATTGCCCTTGTTGGGCATAGCAAAG GAGGAAATGCTGTGCTTTTATATGCTTCCATGTACCATGATGTTACTGTCATTGTGAATATTTCTGGCCGCTTTGCTTTAGAGCAAGGTATGGAAGGGCGGCTGGGGAAGAATTTCCTGCAGAGGATAAAGAAAGATGGATACATAGACGTCAGAAATAAAAAAG GGAAGTTTGAGTACCGGGTGACAGAAGAAAGTCTGCGAGATCGTCTGAGTACTGACACCCTGCTATCGAGCCGCTCCATAAGCAAAGACTGCAG GGTTCTCACGGTTCACGGCTCTGAAGATGAAACAGTCCCAGCGAGAGACGCCCTGATGTTTGCTGCGCACATCCCAAACCATGACTTGCACATAGTCGTGGGAGCCAACCATCGGTACACAGGCCACGAGCAAGAGCTGACATCACTTGTACTGGATTTCATCAAGCCCCGTCCTCGAAAATCATCGTCCTTGCGTCCGAAATTGTGA
- the LOC123142436 gene encoding uncharacterized protein isoform X2, whose translation MPPEKSPQSPVACGQRVLISNKLGEKLVGLLHEACSKELVILCHGFRATKDDSILVDLAAALGSVGVNAFRFDFAGNGESEGLFQYGNYRKEADDLRSVVSYFSEQKYDIIALVGHSKEQGMEGRLGKNFLQRIKKDGYIDVRNKKGKFEYRVTEESLRDRLSTDTLLSSRSISKDCRVLTVHGSEDETVPARDALMFAAHIPNHDLHIVVGANHRYTGHEQELTSLVLDFIKPRPRKSSSLRPKL comes from the exons ATGCCGCCGGAGAAATCGCCGCAGTCCCCAG TGGCTTGTGGACAAAGAGTTCTAATTTCGAACAAACTTGGGGAGAAGCTTGTTGGTTTATTACATGAAGCATGCTCGAAGGAACTTGTGATACTTTGTCATGGATTCAGAGCTACAAAG GACGACAGTATCTTGGTCGACCTTGCCGCTGCACTAGGAAGTGTTGGAGTTAATGCTTTTCGGTTTGATTTTGCTGGAAATGG GGAAAGTGAGGGTCTATTCCAATATGGGAACTACCGAAAAGAGGCAGATGACTTGCGCTCTGTAGTATCTTATTTCTCAGAACAGAAGTATGACATAATTGCCCTTGTTGGGCATAGCAAAG AGCAAGGTATGGAAGGGCGGCTGGGGAAGAATTTCCTGCAGAGGATAAAGAAAGATGGATACATAGACGTCAGAAATAAAAAAG GGAAGTTTGAGTACCGGGTGACAGAAGAAAGTCTGCGAGATCGTCTGAGTACTGACACCCTGCTATCGAGCCGCTCCATAAGCAAAGACTGCAG GGTTCTCACGGTTCACGGCTCTGAAGATGAAACAGTCCCAGCGAGAGACGCCCTGATGTTTGCTGCGCACATCCCAAACCATGACTTGCACATAGTCGTGGGAGCCAACCATCGGTACACAGGCCACGAGCAAGAGCTGACATCACTTGTACTGGATTTCATCAAGCCCCGTCCTCGAAAATCATCGTCCTTGCGTCCGAAATTGTGA